The segment CCGGGGGCGGTCGGACTCACCCGCGCCTTCGTGGCCGGACACATCGACGTCGAAGGCGACATGTACACGGCGTTACGCCGGATGTCGGAGCTGACGCTCGTCGACAGCGTGAGCCCAGGCCAGGTCCTCGGCTTGGTGCGGGACATCGGCTGGGTCAAGTTCGTCAACCGGGTACCCCCGCCTCCCCAGGAGATGCGCCGCGGTCGACTCCTAGGGCGGGGCACCCGTCACTCCAAGTCGCGCGACGCCGAGGTCATCCACCACCACTACGACGTGTCCAACGAGTTCTACGAGCTCGTCCTCGGTCCCGCCATGACCTACACGTGCGCGGTGTACCCAGGGACCGACACGTCGCTGGAACAGGCACAGTGGCACAAGCACGACCTCGTCGCCCGCAAGCTGGGACTCGAGGAGGGCATGCGGCTCCTGGACGTCGGCTGCGGTTGGGGCGGCATGGTCATCCACGCGGCCAAGGAGTACGGGGTGCGGGGACTCGGCGTCACCCTCTCGGTGCAGCAGGCCGAGTGGGCGCAGAAGAAGATCGCCGAACTCGGTCTCGAGGGGCTGGCCGAGGTGCGCCACCTCGACTACCGCGACGTCCCCGACGGTTCCTTCGACCGGGTCAGTTCGATCGGGCTGACCGAACACATCGGCAAGAAGAACGTGCCGGACTACTTCGCGTCGCTGTACCGCAAACTGAAGCCGGGCGGCCGTCTGCTCAACCACTGCATCACTCGTCCGGACAACCACTCCCCGGCCCGTAAGCCCGGCGGCGTCATCAACCGTTACGTGTTCCCCGACGGTGAACTCGAGGGGCCGGGCTGGCTGAACACGGAGATGAACGAGGCCGGCTTCGAGGTCCGACACCAGGAGAACCTGCGGGAGCACTACGCCCTGACACTGCGGGACTGGAGCGCGAACCTCGACCGCAACTGGGAGGCGGCCGTCGCCCAGGTGGGGGAGGGGACGGCGCGGGTGTGGCGGCTGTACATCGCCGGCTCGCGACTGGGGTTCGAACGCAACGTGGTGCAGCTCCACCAGATCCTCGGTGTCAAACTCGACGGGACGGACGCGGGGATGCCCCTGCGTCCCCGGTTCGAACCTGGGGGATGATTCCACCATGGATCCACAGTCCGAGGGAATGAAGAGCCTCACGATCTCACTGATCGAGGCCTACGTAGAACGCGACGCCGACGGAGTGGAGGAGCGCTCCGCCGCCATTCTGCGTGACGGCGTGGACGCGGCACTCTCCGACCTCAAGGTCTTCGCCGCGTTCCTCGCCAGACGCGTCCAGGAGACCGGACTCGCCTGGCGGCCCTCGGACTCACGCGAGGCCGTCGCCCGGGCCGTCGCCGACATGCTCCCCCCGGAGATCGAGCTCGCGGTGGTGTCGGCCTGGGAGGCACACGCCCTGGGTGAGGAGGAGGCCGCGGAGCAGTTCACCCGCGGTGACCCACAGATCCGTCTCCACATGCTCGCGGCGTTCTGCGCCGCGATCGGACAGGCGGTCTACGAACCGGCCGAACTCATCTCCACGCTCCGGCTCGCCGCCGGACTGTGACCGCGGCTCGCCCGACCGGTCGCCGTGTGCGGCCGGCCGGGTGGGAGGCCCCAGGGAAACGGGGCGTCAGTCCTCCGAAACCCGAACCAGCGTCGCCGAGCCGGGCGACTCGTCGGTGTCGCTGATCGCGATCTCCGAGAGTCGCCAGGACTCCGCGCCGAGGTCCAGGGTGTCGCCCAGGGTCAGACGTCGGGTCTCGTCCGGCGTCGGAGCGGACGTTGAGGATCACGACCGGATCCTCGCTGTTCTCGAACGCGGTGACCTGCACGGTCCACGGCGTCTCGTCGTCGGTGAAGGTCTGGGCGATCCGCTCGTCCAGCCGGACCCGATCCTCGTCGGGGCCGACAGTGGGGGCCACACTCGAGTCCGACGCGACCGTCGCGTCGTTCTGGGGGGGAGGAGTGACAGCCAGTGAGCCCGAGCGCCACGCACAGAACCACCGCGGCGAGCACCCGGGGCCGTTGAACGTAGTCCTTGGCAGGCATGGCGGAATCCCCCAGCAGGATTGTCGTTGGTGGTCGCTGCTCCGGATGACCCGTCCGGGTTCGCCGGAGCGGGCGCGGTGGCAGCGGAAGGCGCGCAGCGAGCGGTGCCTCGCCGTCCGTAACATTGTGACACCCCATGGCGGCGGTTGTGTGCCAGGACAGCCCATCCGATAGCGGAGTGACAGCGGATCGTTACGGGATGACGACTGGTGTGGCCTTGGCGACACCAATGAGTCGAAGGGGCATCCCCCGGCACGCTAACCTTGGGAAATCAGGGCGAGACACCCTGGCCGCCCCAGCGAGAACACGCTGTCGGCCAGAGGACGGCGCCGGACTCCCGGTCGCGAGCCCGTTGACGATGCCCCGCGCACGACCCGGTAGAGGACGACGCACGCGATGACAATGGTAGACGGAACGCAGGCCCAGGGCGAGGCGTACGACGCCCAGAGCCTGCAGGACAAGTGGCAGCGGCGCTGGACCGAGGACAATCCGTTCACGGCGAGCGAGGACCCGACCGACAAGCGGCCGCGCTCCTACGTCCTCGACATGTTCCCCTACCCCTCCGGTGACCTCCACATGGGCCACGCCGAGGCGTTCGCCATGGGCGACGTGGTCGCGCGCTACCGGTTCCAACTGGGCGAGAACGTGTTGCACCCCATCGGCTGGGACTCCTTCGGGCTGCCCGCGGAGAACGCGGCCATCCAGCGCGGAACCCACCCCGCGGAGTGGACCTACGCCAACATCGAGACCCAGGCCGCGTCCTTCAAGCGCTACGCGGCCTCCTTCGACTGGTCCCGGCGGTTGCACACCAGCGATCCGGAGTACTACCGCTGGAACCAGTGGCTGTTCCTGCGGTTCTTCGAGCGCGGCCTGGCGTACCGCAAGGGCGGCCTCGTCAACTGGTGCCCCAAGGACCAGACGGTCCTGGCCAACGAGCAGGTGGTACAGGGGCGCTGCGAGCGTTGCGGCACCGAGGTGGTGCGTCGCAGCCTGGACCAGTGGTACTTCCGGATCACCGAGTACGCCGACCGACTGCTGGACGACATGGCGCAACTGGAGGGCTGCTGGCCCGAGCGCGTGCTCACGATGCAGCGCAACTGGATCGGCCGTTCCCACGGTGCCGACGTCCACTTCCAGATCGAAGGTCGCGAGGAACCGGTCACGGTCTTCACGACCCGGCCGGACACGTTGTACGGCGCGACCTTCTTCGTCGTCGCGGCGGACGCCCCGCTGGCCGAGGAGCTGTGCGCGCCGGAACGACGCTCGGAGTTCGAGGCCTACCGCGAGAAGGTCGCCAAGCTGAGCGACATCGAGCGCCAGTCCACCGAGCGGCAGAAGACCGGTGTGTTCCTCGGACGCTACGCCGTCAATCCGGTCAACGGGGAGCAGATCCCCGTGTGGGCCGCCGACTACGTTCTCGCTGACTACGGCCACGGCGCCATCATGGCGGTCCCGGCGCACGACCAGCGGGACCTCGACTTCGCGCGGACCTTCGACCTGCCGGTGCGGGTCGTGCTGGACACCGGCGAGCCCGATCCGCGGGAAACCGGGGTGGCCACGGTCGGCGAGGGCACCATGGTCAACTCCGGTCCGTTGGACGGGCTCAGCAAGACCGACGCCATCGAGCGCATCGTCGACGTCCTGGCCGAGCGCGCGACCGGCAACGCGACGGTCAACTTCCGCCTGCGTGACTGGCTGCTCTCGCGGCAGCGCTACTGGGGCACACCGATCCCGATCATCCACTGCCCCGACTGCGGCGAGGTTCCGGTCCCCGAGGACCAGTTGCCGGTCACCCTCCCGGACCTGCGTGGCGCGGACCTGGCCCCCAAGGGGGTCTCTCCACTGGCGACCGCGACCGACTGGGTGAACGTCGACTGCCCCTCCTGCCAAGGGCCGGCGACCCGGGACACCGACACCATGGACACGTTCGTCGACTCGGCCTGGTACTTCCTGCGGTACTGCTCTCCCCGCATGGACAGTGCCCCCTTCGACAGCGACGCCGTGAACGCGTGGGGACCGATCGACCAGTACGTCGGCGGCGTCGAGCACGCGGTGCTGCACCTGCTGTACGCGCGGTTCTTCACCAAGGTGCTCCACGACATGGGCATGATCCGCTTCACCGAGCCCTTCACCCGGCTGCTCAACCAGGGCCAGGTCATCAACCAGGGCAAGGCGATGTCGAAGTCGCTGGGCAACGGGGTCGACCTGGGCGTCGAGATCGACAACTACGGTGTGGACGCCGTGCGGCTCACCATGGTGTTCGCCGGTCCTCCCGAGGACGACATCGACTGGGCCGACGTCTCGCCCGCCGCCTCCCTGCGTTTCCTGAGCCGCGCCCTGCGGGTCATGACCGAGGCGGGCGCCGCCTCCGAACCCGGCAGCGACCCGGCCAGTGGCGACATCGCCCTGCGTAAGGTCACCCACCAGACCATCGACAAGGTCACCACCGCGATGGAGGCGTTCCGGTTCAACGTCGCCGTGGCTCGCCTGATGGAGTTGGTGACCGCCGCCCGCAAGGCCATCGACGCGGGCCCTGGAGCGGCGGACCCGGCCGTGCGTGAGGCCGCCGAGACCATCGCCGTCGTGCTGTCCCTCGTCGCCCCCTACGCCGCGGAGGAAGGCTGGGAACGCCTGGGCGGAAAGGGCTCGGTCTCACTGGGCAACTGGCCTAAGGCCGAACCCGACCTGCTGGTCCAGGAGTCGGTGACCTGCGTCGTCCAGGTCCAGAGCAAGGTCCGCGACAAGCTGGAGGTCGCCCCCGACATCGACGACGCCGAACTGGAACGCCTCGCCCTGGCGTCGGAGAAGGTCCAGGCCCACCTCCAGGACCGCGAGATCCGCCGCGTCGTCGTCCGCGCCCCCAAGCTGGTGAACATCGTCGTGGGGTGAGCTCGAAGCACCCGGTGAGTGGACTTCGGAATATGTTCCGAACTAGTCTGTTGGTATGTGTACGCCAACGGTCCCGTTCTCAGACCTGTCGAAGAACGCCACTCGGGTGCTCGACACGTTGTCTCGCTCTCATCGCGTGCACGTGACCCGTCGTGACGGTGAGGACCTGTATCTGACGACGGCGCGCCACGAGCGGCACCGAGACGAGACGGTCGATGTCGCCGCGCGGTTCCTCGTCGCTCTGTCCCAGAGTGCCGAGGGCGAGTTGATGGTGCGCCGGGCTTTCCCCGATGTCTTCCCGTGGGTTCGTCACCTGTCGGACGCTGAACTCGGGGAGTTCGCCTCCGACCTGATCTCAGCAACCCGTGACGCCGCTGAACTCGATGTTCACGCTGCCTTACATCGCATCATCATCGAATGGCGAGCGACGGCCCGAATTCTCGCCGATCCGGAGCTGACGGAGAAGCTGACGACGGCTCTGCCCGACGAGGACCATGGGTGTGTGGCCGAGCCGTGAGTCCCAAGCGTGGCGACGACGTCGCGCCCCCTCCCGTTGGAGACGAGTGGAGACTGCGGTTCGCCACGAACGAGGCGGCCAAAGGATGGGGGAGTCTGTCCGCCGAGGCGCCGGGTAACACGCGCCGGTGTTTCGAGGACCTACGGCGCGACCCACGGTGCCTCAATCAACCTGACCGTCAGCACCGGTTGCGCGGACGACTCGCCAACGGGGTCTTGGGAGGAGTCGGGTATCCCCAGTGGGAGTTCGAGGTGACCGCGGGGGGACGGGTTCGGTACCTCGTTGACGAAGGTCGGCGCATCGTGCATGTGGTGTACGCGTCCCCTCGCCATCCCAGGGACACGGAGTAGACCTCCGGCGGTCCCACGGAGGTGCGGGGCGGCTCGGGTATGGGAAGCGCGCTTTTCTTCCGTTCTCCTGCGGGGCGGGGGTGGAGGCGGAATACTGCTGCGCGTAGCGACGAATCCCCCTGGAGCATTCCATGACCTATTTCTCTGTGCTGGTTACGGTCAAAGAACGCGAAGAGCTGGACGCGGTGGTCTCCGTGTTCGACGCGGCGCGGCGGGTCGCCCCCCATCGCCGGCCCCTGGATCCGCGCGAGCTCGCCAACGCGCGGGCGTGGGCGCGATCTGAGGAGACACGGGCGCCGGGGGTGGACCCCGACCAGGTGGACGACCACGAGGGGCAACGGACGCTCCTCGCCGCGTACCTGGGAGAACCGGTGGACTTGGCGCACGTGGACGGAGAACCGGTGTACTCCGTGACGAGCAGCGCGAATCCCGACGGACGATTGAGCTCGTGGACGGTGGGAGGTGGGTTCTCCCACACCTTCCGGGCCGTGGATCCCGCCCATCCCGACCTCGTGCGTGGGGCCCGCCGGCGGGACAAGCCGCCGGCGCACCGCATGGAGTGGGTGGACGGCGGACCCAAGTGGTTGCTGGACCTGGAGGCCACCCGTTCCGCGGCGGCGAGCTACGCCACCGAGCTGTTCGACCGCTACACCGAGATCGCGTCCGAGCACCCGCCGGCCGAGGGGATGTCGGCGTTCCTCGCCCGGCACGAGGCGGACCCGGAGGGCTACCCACGGGAGAGGCTGCGCGAGGAGTACCACGCCCAACCACTGGTTGGCGCGTTGGACAAGGCGGGCCTGGGTGGGTTCTTCGACTGCCCCATCGACATCTTCGCGGTGGGACGGGACTCCTATCTCGCCACCCATCGTGACGCGGCGATTCCCGCCTGGGCGTTGGTCACCCTGGAGCGGGAGTGGGTCGCACCGGGGGAGATCGGTCGGTTCGGGACCTCCACGGAGTCCAGCGACGACCTCGCCGCCTACCAGCGGCGCACCAACGCCTATCTGGACGCGCTCCCTGACGACGCGTGGCTGATCCAGCTCGAGTGCCACAACTAGGGCACTCGGTTCTGGCTAGGGGCTGGGTACCGTGGCGCGCACCTGGGCCATTGCCGAGTCGAACCGGTTCCAGACCTCGCCGCCGGCCGTGAGGTCGGCACGGTCGGGGAACGGCGTGCGCAGCCAGGACCGCAGTACGTGGTTGTGTGCCGAGATCACCGCGGCGGCGAAGATCTCGGCGGACAGCAGGGCCCTGCCGTCCGTGGCGCCGCCGCTCAGGTAGTGGCTGAACGCGGCCTGGTAGCGCGCGGTCATCGCGATCTCGCGGTCGCGCAGGCGCGGGTGCGCCCGGACGAGTCGATGCCGGTCGATGGTCACGGTCGGAGCGCTGACGTAGGCCTGGAAGACGAGCCGTGCGGCGGCGCACACGGTGTCCGACGGCCGGTCCGGCGACGCCGCGAGGAACCGTTCCACGGTGGCGAGCAGGTCGTCGTGTTCGGCGAACAGGACGTTCTCCTTGCCGCCGAAGCGCCGGAACAGGCTGCGTCGGCTCATCCCGGTGGCGGCGGCGAGGTCGTCCATCGTCGTCGCCTCGTAGCCGCGCGTGGTGAACAGGTGCACCGCCGCGAGAACGACCTCCCGGCCGGCGCCCACCGACATCGCACGCATCGTATCTCCCTCCACCTGATGTCCCCCCACACCGTGGACGGGTATGTCCAGGACCACCACTCGACGCTATCCTGGCACCGCGTGCCATGGTGAGGCACATGGTGACGCGCGGGTGTGATGATGGCGACGACGATGATGGAGGGCCCGTGGCTGACGTCGACTACTTCTCGATCGGTGCGGACAACGAGGAACTGCGCTCGGTGGTGCGGGAGCTCGCAGCGGACAAGATCGCCCCACACGCCGCGGAGGTCGACGAGCGCAGCGCGTTTCCCCAGGAGGCCTACGACGCCCTGCTGTCCTCCGACCTGCACGCGGCGCACATCCCCGAGGAGTACGGTGGCGCGGGCGCCGACGCGCTGGCGACGTGCGTCATCATCGAGGAGGTGGCGCGGGCCTGCGCCTCGTCGTCGCTGATCCCCGCGGTGAACAAGCTGGGCACCATGCCGCTTCTGCTCGCCGGGTCCGACGAGGTCAAGCGGCGCTACCTCCCACCGGTGGCCCGGGGGGAGGCGATGTTCTCCTACGGGTTGTCCGAACGTGAGGCCGGTTCCGACACGGCGAGCATGCGCGCCCGCGCGGTCCGTTCGGGCGATGACTGGATCCTGAACGGACAGAAGTCCTGGATCACCAACGCCGGACTCAGCGACTACTACACCGTGATGGCGGTGACCGACCCCGACGGTCCTCGTGGACGCAACGTCTCGGCGTTCGTGCTGCACGCCGACGACGCCGGGTTCACGCTCGGTGAGCCGGAACGAAAGCTCGGGATCAAGGGGTCACCCACCCGCGAGCTCTACTTCGACGACGTCCGGATCCCCGGGGATCGAATCGTCGGCGAACCGGGGGAGGGCCTCAAGATCGCCCTGCGGACACTCGACCACACCCGCATCACCATCGGCGCGCAGGCGGTGGGCATCGCGCAGGGGGCGATGGACCACGCCCTGGCCTACGTGAAGGAACGCAAGCAGTTCGGCAAGGCGCTCGCGGACTTCCAGGGGCTGCAGTTCATGCTCGCTGACATGGGGATGAAGCTGGAGACCGCCCGACAGATGGTCTACACGGCCGCGGGAAAGTCCGAGCGCGACGATTCCGACCTCGCGTTCTTCGGTGCCGCCGCCAAGTGCTTCGCCTCCGACACCGCGATGGAGATCACCACGGACGCGGTCCAGTTGCTCGGCGGCGCGGGATACGTCAAGGACTTCCCCGTCGAACGCATGATGCGCGACGCGAAGATCACCCAGATCTACGAGGGCACCAACCAGATCCAGCGGTTGGTGATGGCGCGACAGCTTCTGCGCTGAGCCGAGGCTCAGCTAGGGTGAGCGCGTGATCGCTCGGAGACTCCTCGACAGCACCCCCCGGCGTGCCCTCCTGCTGGCCGGCGGAGTGGTCGTGCTCAGTGCCGCCGGGATCGGCGCTGGGCTCCTGCTGAGCGGACCGGAACCGGGGACCGAGCCGACCGATGCGGACGCCTTCGCCGCCCCTCCCGCGTGTGCCAGCGTGGAGGAGGCGGAGGGCGCGCCGATCGAGACGCACCTCTCCGGAGGGCAGCTCGACACCGCCGAGTCCACCCCACTGCACCACGGGGCGAGTCAGAGCTGCGTGTGGACCTCGGTGGACAATCCCGACACCAACGCCGGTGCCCTGCAGGTGGACTTCCAGGTTTTCTACTCCACTGGTGACTCCTCCGGTGCTGACCAGGCGCAACAGAGCGGCCTGGACCCGGGGGACCAGGAGGCGCCCGATCCGCTGACCGTCTCCACGGCCAGCGGCGGCGGGACGTCGCACGCGGGTTTCGTGCGCGACAACCTCGTGGTTCGCGTCGCCTACACCGCCACGGACCCAGACTCGGGCTCCGCCCTGGACGCGGACGCCGCCACCCAGGTGGCGACAGAGGTCGCCAACGCCATCGATGCCGGACTCTGACCTGAGCCGCTGTCCACGGTGCGCCATGAACGATGAGCCCGGTGACGTTTCTGTCCCCGAAAGGCCCCAGGTCCGACGGTCGCCCGGCGTGGGCGACCATGTGCGGTCTGTCCTTTATCACGTATCGTTTCGTAATTGGCCTAGTACGGTGGGACCGCTGGTCATCTCGTACTCCCCACGCCGGCACGAGAAAGGGGCCCACTGATGTCGCAGCCGCCCTACGGCAACCCCCCCGAGGGGCCCTACGGGGGCCCTGGTGATCCGAGCGGTGGCCATGGACCACAGGATCCCTCCTGGGCTCAGCCGCCCTATCCGCCACCCGGTCCGTCGGGGCCACAGCCCTCGTACGGAGCCCCGAACCCCTACCCAGAACCGCAGTACTGGGGTGGATCCGGCGCACCGCCACCTCCTGGTGGCCCCTACGGGCCGCCCGGACCACCGCCCGCACCACAACGACGCGGACTGCTCATCGGTCTCATCGCCGCCGGTGCCGCGCTGGTCCTGATCGTGGTCGGGGTCGCCGCGGTCCTGATCTTGCGCGGTGGTGGAATGACGCACGAGGCGACACCCCAGTGCCAGGACATCATGCCCGCGTCCCTCGACCAACACGTGCCCGACCCCGAGCTCACCCGGGACGAGTTCGCCGAACACGACTTCTGGGACAGTCTCAACTGCGACTGGCAGAGCGAGTCCGGGACCGCGGGCGCCCCCGGGTACGCCCAGGTCTTCCTGATGCGCAACGAGGGCAACGACCCTGTCGGCATCACGGAGCAGGACCTGGAGAACGAGATTCTCGATCGCACGACGAGCCCGGTCGACGGTATCGGGGACGAGGCTCACTCCTTCTACGAATCGGCCAGCCAGTGGGGGTGCGTCGCCGCTATCACCGACAACATCTACGTCGTCACCTGTTACGACGCCGCGGTGGACTTCATGGACCTGGAATCGATCGACGAGCAGGCCGCTATCGACGGTGCGACCCAGCTCAGTCGCGAGGTCGTCGGTGAGATCGAGGCCCGCGCCTAGCGCCGGCGCTGGTTTCGGTCGTCCGGCACGGTGGCCGGTTGCGGACCGTTCCGTACGCGCACCGAACCCGCCGGCGCCGTCGGTGTAGCGGGCGAGACCCGAGACGTCCCAATCCCCACCGTGACAGCCCCTTCGAACGTTGACGATCCGGTCGGTGCCCCACCGACCATGAGGAGCGAGACATGAGCCTGCCTCCGCGGGGCGGCTCCACGGAGCCGGCCCCGTCCCCAGTCGGGAGCCCCGGGCCACCTCCCGGCCAGGGGCTTCCGCCACGGCCGCGACGCGAGGCGGATCCGTCCGGGGGAGGCCGCGGCCGGGAACGGCGGAAGCGCCGTTCCACGCGGGCCCCTCGACGGCGTGGGCTCGCGGCGGTCGCCGCCGTGGGGCTGTCCATCCTGCTCGCCGCGGTGGTCGCCGTCGTCGCCGTCATCATCCTCACTGACGACGGCGGCGGGGTCGCCGACGACGCCGCGCCGCCGACCGGCGAACCCGTGGGCGAACACGGCGCGCTTCCCGAGTGCGACACCGCCGAGGGATCAGTGTTGTCCGGTCTGGTGCCCAACGCGGAGCACACCGTCGACGAGGCGGACAACGAGGACGGCTGGGAGCTAAGGGACTGCCAGTGGAGCAGTGCCTCGCTGCGCTACGGACAGACCGCCGGATTCGCCGCGGTGGTGTTCATCCGCAACAGAGACGACCCGGTCGTCGGTGTCTCCGGCGGCGACGTCGCACTGGAGGACCTGGAGGCCGACA is part of the Spiractinospora alimapuensis genome and harbors:
- a CDS encoding SAM-dependent methyltransferase, translating into MRLAEIFERIVGPEAPVRFRAFDGSEAGDPTSDVSIVIRTPVALNYLAGSPGAVGLTRAFVAGHIDVEGDMYTALRRMSELTLVDSVSPGQVLGLVRDIGWVKFVNRVPPPPQEMRRGRLLGRGTRHSKSRDAEVIHHHYDVSNEFYELVLGPAMTYTCAVYPGTDTSLEQAQWHKHDLVARKLGLEEGMRLLDVGCGWGGMVIHAAKEYGVRGLGVTLSVQQAEWAQKKIAELGLEGLAEVRHLDYRDVPDGSFDRVSSIGLTEHIGKKNVPDYFASLYRKLKPGGRLLNHCITRPDNHSPARKPGGVINRYVFPDGELEGPGWLNTEMNEAGFEVRHQENLREHYALTLRDWSANLDRNWEAAVAQVGEGTARVWRLYIAGSRLGFERNVVQLHQILGVKLDGTDAGMPLRPRFEPGG
- the leuS gene encoding leucine--tRNA ligase — protein: MTMVDGTQAQGEAYDAQSLQDKWQRRWTEDNPFTASEDPTDKRPRSYVLDMFPYPSGDLHMGHAEAFAMGDVVARYRFQLGENVLHPIGWDSFGLPAENAAIQRGTHPAEWTYANIETQAASFKRYAASFDWSRRLHTSDPEYYRWNQWLFLRFFERGLAYRKGGLVNWCPKDQTVLANEQVVQGRCERCGTEVVRRSLDQWYFRITEYADRLLDDMAQLEGCWPERVLTMQRNWIGRSHGADVHFQIEGREEPVTVFTTRPDTLYGATFFVVAADAPLAEELCAPERRSEFEAYREKVAKLSDIERQSTERQKTGVFLGRYAVNPVNGEQIPVWAADYVLADYGHGAIMAVPAHDQRDLDFARTFDLPVRVVLDTGEPDPRETGVATVGEGTMVNSGPLDGLSKTDAIERIVDVLAERATGNATVNFRLRDWLLSRQRYWGTPIPIIHCPDCGEVPVPEDQLPVTLPDLRGADLAPKGVSPLATATDWVNVDCPSCQGPATRDTDTMDTFVDSAWYFLRYCSPRMDSAPFDSDAVNAWGPIDQYVGGVEHAVLHLLYARFFTKVLHDMGMIRFTEPFTRLLNQGQVINQGKAMSKSLGNGVDLGVEIDNYGVDAVRLTMVFAGPPEDDIDWADVSPAASLRFLSRALRVMTEAGAASEPGSDPASGDIALRKVTHQTIDKVTTAMEAFRFNVAVARLMELVTAARKAIDAGPGAADPAVREAAETIAVVLSLVAPYAAEEGWERLGGKGSVSLGNWPKAEPDLLVQESVTCVVQVQSKVRDKLEVAPDIDDAELERLALASEKVQAHLQDREIRRVVVRAPKLVNIVVG
- a CDS encoding TetR/AcrR family transcriptional regulator; its protein translation is MRAMSVGAGREVVLAAVHLFTTRGYEATTMDDLAAATGMSRRSLFRRFGGKENVLFAEHDDLLATVERFLAASPDRPSDTVCAAARLVFQAYVSAPTVTIDRHRLVRAHPRLRDREIAMTARYQAAFSHYLSGGATDGRALLSAEIFAAAVISAHNHVLRSWLRTPFPDRADLTAGGEVWNRFDSAMAQVRATVPSP
- a CDS encoding acyl-CoA dehydrogenase family protein, yielding MADVDYFSIGADNEELRSVVRELAADKIAPHAAEVDERSAFPQEAYDALLSSDLHAAHIPEEYGGAGADALATCVIIEEVARACASSSLIPAVNKLGTMPLLLAGSDEVKRRYLPPVARGEAMFSYGLSEREAGSDTASMRARAVRSGDDWILNGQKSWITNAGLSDYYTVMAVTDPDGPRGRNVSAFVLHADDAGFTLGEPERKLGIKGSPTRELYFDDVRIPGDRIVGEPGEGLKIALRTLDHTRITIGAQAVGIAQGAMDHALAYVKERKQFGKALADFQGLQFMLADMGMKLETARQMVYTAAGKSERDDSDLAFFGAAAKCFASDTAMEITTDAVQLLGGAGYVKDFPVERMMRDAKITQIYEGTNQIQRLVMARQLLR